The following proteins come from a genomic window of Salvia hispanica cultivar TCC Black 2014 chromosome 4, UniMelb_Shisp_WGS_1.0, whole genome shotgun sequence:
- the LOC125221197 gene encoding glutathione S-transferase T3-like, whose translation MPRRHARFGGDGGRHAYRQAETLALYDAWISVSYDPFVGNQQTHKCFWLKVTEVYNARRPTNIVPRNVKMPCSHWERSDKDVKKFCAIYRGEEANYQSGASGADILRAALRVFKDDIGKDFKLVDVWSQVHHLDRWAGGVESGSKRTKRTARGHYSSSDGGEGNTSREGTPTDDVGGLLPVHDVGRKGPRRRRRLEPGGEREREGWAAADQARRARARAPARARARTP comes from the coding sequence ATGCCGAGGAGGCATGCGAGGTTTGGTGGAGACGGCGGCCGTCATGCATACAGGCAAGCCGAGACGTTGGCTCTGTACGACGCTTGGATCAGCGTCTCGTACGATCCTTtcgtcgggaatcaacaaacccaCAAGTGTTTTTGGCTAAAAGTCACCGAAGTTTACAACGCACGAAGGCCGACGAATATCGTTCCCCGCAACGTGAAGATGCCTTGCAGTCATTGGGAGCGAAGcgacaaagatgtcaaaaaattttgcGCGATATACAGGGGAGAAGAGGCGAATTATCAGAGCGGAGCCAGTGGAGCCGACATTCTGAGAGCGGCGTTGCGGGTCTTCAAAGACGACATCGGCAAAGATTTCAAACTTGTCGATGTTTGGTCGCAAGTCCACCACCTTGACAGGTGGGCTGGCGGTGTCGAGTCGGGCTCGAAACGCACGAAGCGCACGGCGCGTGGCcactactcgtctagtgatggCGGCGAAGGCAACACCTCACGTGAGGGCACGCCAACCGATGATGTAGGGGGTCTTCTTCCGGTGCACGACGTCGGCCGCAAGGGAccaaggcggcgaaggcggctaGAGCCAGGGGGAGAGCGAGAGCGAGAAGGATGGGCCGCGGCGGACCAAGCCAGGCGGGCGAGGGCTCGGGCGCCGGCACGGGCACGGGCTCGCACaccctaa